The Osmerus eperlanus chromosome 12, fOsmEpe2.1, whole genome shotgun sequence genome has a segment encoding these proteins:
- the LOC134031753 gene encoding zinc finger protein 397-like yields the protein MSKLERLNARVARLLTVAVHEVLDVVKETVSEYQEKTARTLRENDSLKRRVQELQEQLKSESAAAPLLFPVSGGRAAVEKQQEDQTWSPSSRQDQTWSPSSRQDQTWSPSSKQDQTWNPSSRQPDATQEHTFIPTQEHTFIPTQEHTFIPTQEHTFIPTQEHTFIPTQEHYRKEQDVELVESECKFRLVVPEGLVVHPGVSPQLSEERQSLALPTPAPPTALRVIKTDVDTPSIRTLTTPSAPPISTLTTPSAPPISSSLLKAQLGLNLTVIKTEPETPECSTPPSAPLGDNRGVDLSCGSAGHDAAKSPASGAPYGLFYLHPSQPPAGRRFSFGRTGRAALDARRSRQMFRRDEPHVCFVCGKTFSRVGNLRIHQRCHTGEKPYGCLQCGRSFRQAGDLKKHKRVHTGEKPYYCQQCGKSFSRGENLKRHQKIHVGETLQLQQAWREHQTS from the exons ATGTCTAAGCTGGAGCGTCTGAATGCCCGTGTGGCGCGGCTTCTGACCGTAGCGGTACACGAGGTTCTAGACGTGGTGAAGGAGACGGTGTCGGAGTACCAGGAGAAAACCGCCAGGACCCTGAGAGAGAACGACAGTCTCAAGAGAAGAGTTCAGGAGCTCCAGGAGCAGTTGAAGAGCGAAAGTGCAG CTGCCCCACTGCTCTTCCCAGTCTCAGGAGGGAGAGCAGCTGTTGAGAAGCAGCAGGAGGACCAGACCTGGAGCCCCTCGTCCAGGCAGGACCAGACCTGGAGCCCCTCGTCCAGGCAGGACCAGACCTGGAGCCCCTCGTCCAAGCAGGACCAGACCTGGAACCCCTCCTCCAGGCAGCCTGAcgccacacaggaacacaccttcatacccacacaggaacacaccttcatacccacacaggaacacaccttcatacccacacaggaacacaccttcatacccacacaggaacacaccttcatacccacacaggaacactacAGAAAGGAGCAGGATGTGGAGCTGGTAGAGTCGGAGTGTAAGTTCAGACTGGTGGTTCCTGAAGGCCTCGTGGTGCATCCTGGGGTCTCCCCTCAGCTCAGCGAGGAGAGACAGTCCCTGGCCCTGCCCACACCAGCCCCGCCCACAGCACTGCGTGTCATCAAAACAGACGTGGACACACCCTCCATCAGGACTCTGACCACGCCCAGCGCCCCTCCCATCAGTACTCTGACCACGCCCAGCGCCCCTCCCATCAGCTCCTCCCTCCTGAAAGCCCAGCTGGGATTAAACTTGACAGTCATCAAAACGGAACCAGAGACGCCCGAGTGCTCCACCCCGCCCTCCGCCCCGCTCGGCGACAACCGAGGCGTCGATCTGAGCTGCGGCTCCGCCGGACATGACGCCGCCAAGTCCCCCGCGAGCGGAGCCCCCTACGGACTGTTCTACCTGcaccccagccagccccccgCCGGCCGGAGGTTCAGCTTCGGCAGGACCGGCCGAGCCGCCCTGGACGCCCGCAGGAGCCGGCAGATGTTCCGCAGGGACGAGCCCCATGTGTGCTTCGTGTGCGGGAAGACCTTCAGCCGCGTGGGGAACCTGCGGATCCACCAGCGCTGCCACACCGGGGAGAAGCCCTACGGCTGCCTGCAGTGCGGGCGAAGCTTCCGGCAGGCAGGAGACCTGAAGAAGCACAAGAGGGTCCACACCGGGGAGAAGCCATACTACTGCCAGCAGTGTGGCAAGAGTttcagcaggggagagaacctGAAGAGGCACCAGAAGATCCACGTTGGAGAGACTTTACAGCTGCAGCAAGCGTGGAGGGAACACCAGACAAGCTAG
- the LOC134031755 gene encoding zinc finger protein 135-like: MSKIDRLNARVAKLLTVAVNEVLEVVKETVSEYQEKTARTQRENESLRRRLQELQDKLKEGEAQHQLVLPVPFGKTEQDDCHPCPRQDTEQDDCHPCPRQDLDPVLHTHKQELNEKQSCEGPCLSMEQDPFTDSETECNVTLTLANHSRDLPEGLSRVTDAALTVYMTRPVGDGEREPIHAGDVFSMAAPSLPSSPSLPALAAGIIKTEPEPEQSAGSDSTGHSQFYENCGDSDSSATHNDCALDPMHSHPDMQGMVHYINAEGLNTFVDTFPFECHPELVQDTRRTRLQHRPEENHSCVVCGKTFSRVGNLRIHQRCHTGEKPYCCLHCGRRFSHAGNLQKHKRVHTGERPYGCQQCGKTFSQSSHLKKHQRIHIVRHISVG, translated from the exons ATGTCGAAGATTGACCGTCTGAATGCCCGTGTGGCTAAACTACTGACGGTGGCTGTGAACGAGGTTCTGGAGGTTGTGAAAGAGACGGTGTCGGAGTACCAGGAAAAAACTGCCAGAActcagagagagaacgaaagtCTTAGAAGAAGACTACAGGAACTCCAAGACAAGTTAAAGGAAGGAGAAG CCCAACACCAGCTGGTTCTCCCTGTTCCATTCGGTAAAACGGAGCAGGATGATTGCCACCCATGCCCGAGGCAGGATACGGAGCAGGATGATTGCCACCCATGCCCGAGGCAGGATCTCGACCctgtgctgcacacacacaagcaggagtTGAACGAAAAGCAGAGCTGTGAAGGACCGTGTCTCTCAATGGAGCAGGACCCCTTCACAGACTCAGAGACAGAGTGCAATGTTACCTTGacgttagccaatcacagcaggGATCTCCCCGAGGGGTTGTCGAGGGTGACAGACGCAGCTCTGACCGTCTACATGACTCGTCCTGtcggagacggggagagagagcccATCCACGCGGGGGACGTGTTCAGCATGGCcgctcccagcctcccctcctccccctctctcccagctttGGCCGCTGGCATCATCAAGACCGAGCCGGAACCAGAACAGTCTGCCGGGTCAGACTCCACGGGTCACAGCCAGTTCTACGAGAACTGCGGTGACTCGGACAGCAGCGCAACGCACAACGACTGCGCCCTAGACCCCATGCACAGCCACCCGGACATGCAGGGCATGGTCCACTACATCAACGCGGAGGGCCTAAACACGTTTGTAGACACGTTTCCCTTCGAGTGCCACCCGGAGCTGGTCCAGGACACCAGAAGGACCAGGCTGCAGCACCGGCCGGAAGAGAACCACAGCTGCGTTGTGTGCGGGAAGACGTTCAGCCGCGTGGGGAACCTGCGGATCCACCAGCGCTGCCACACCGGGGAGAAGCCCTACTGCTGCCTGCACTGTGGACGGAGGTTCAGCCACGCCGGCAACTTGCAGAAGCACAAGAGGGTTCACACCGGGGAGCGGCCGTATGGATGCCAACAGTGTGGCAAAACTTTTAGTCAGTCCAGCCACTTGAAGAAACACCAGAGAATCCATATTGTCAGGCATATTAGTGTTGGATGA
- the LOC134031757 gene encoding zinc finger protein 514-like has protein sequence MLHHTEVNLKTESPDALDIALSEASPDPLSSNQHTQGSPPPQTVNHIKTEPEEEDCSAYSTPKHLYYGSSSSHSLHLQGSLQESLGSHELMYFSPPENGLGEPFSGGDGSLGARREHDGGGGGYDLQHKLRPYRKSCGGAGGLRIFQRQLVREKRYCCQICGRSFSHAGDFKKHKRVHTGEKPYCCSVCGKRFSQSGYLKIHQRYHTGERPYGCGQCGKRFSHSSNFKKHQLTHLQ, from the coding sequence ATGCTGCATCACACTGAGGTGAACCTTAAAACAGAGAGTCCTGATGCCCTGGACATAGCTCTGTCAGAGGCCTCGCCAGACCCGCTGTCGTCCAACCAACACACCCAgggttcccctcccccccagactgTAAACCACATCAAGACAGAGCCTGAAGAAGAAGATTGCTCTGCATATTCAACACCAAAGCATTTGTATTATGGCTCCAGCTCTAGCCATAGTTTACACCTCCAAGGGTCCCTTCAGGAGAGCCTGGGCTCCCATGAACTGATGTACTTTTCTCCGCCTGAGAACGGTTTAGGGGAGCCCTTCTCTGGGGGCGATGGCTCTTTGGGGGCCAGAAGAGAGcatgatgggggagggggagggtatgACCTGCAGCACAAGCTCCGCCCATATAGGAAGTcttgtggaggagcaggaggcttGAGAATATTCCAGAGACAACTTGTTAGAGAAAAACGGTACTGTTGCCAGATCTGTGGCCGTAGCTTCAGCCATGCAGGGGACTTTAAGAAGCACAAGAGGGTCCACACTGGGGAGAAACCCtactgctgctctgtgtgtggaaAGAGGTTCAGTCAGTCAGGATACCTGAAGATTCACCAGCGCTACCACACCGGAGAAAGACCGTACGGCTGTGGCCAGTGTGGAAAACGTTTTAGCCACTCTAGTAATTTTAAAAAACACCAGCTCACTCACTTACAGTGA
- the pkmyt1 gene encoding membrane-associated tyrosine- and threonine-specific cdc2-inhibitory kinase, protein MSVSLETKMATTPLPLPAHFSQAGQSFSVKKRRLLFSSSSTSTSSLSPPALHCHSLPPRPPSKGCPPLSRVFPQRPPSPWTPLSRSLLQAPPQASLYDPSKPQSFFSQCFTNLGLLGRGSFGEVYKVLSLLDGKHYAVKRSVQRFRGTSERNRSVREARSHERLCHHPHILGFVAAWEEGGRLYIQTELCCTTLLLHAEAQPPCPDEPAVWAYLCDLLAALQHLHSQGYAHLDLKPANVFLTRSGRLKLGDFGLLLELPGWEGGAGGTGRQGGRSQETQDPQEGDPRYMAPELLRGEYSPAADVFSLGVSILELVCNMEVPKGGEGWQQLRQGCLPSQFTSGLSGELQAVLRMMLSPEPCSRASVATLLSLPVIRRRRWRRWASLLLREAMLTLLSLCQSVVSSCWGLLSRLPLPGWGSPAPSTPPRSRGDSQLALPPSVMLTDAGSLDDDLVFLPGGLDLELSPTFSHRVKSRLSAGSTSTPLPAPPPQPPSTPPHSRHLHTPTHSLTHTPSSIHSYGSPVSREPSLTLEGCQDSPCQLHPSRSSRSSCRPGRNWVIQEPLPRPSFEPKNLLSLFDDTAVEGQP, encoded by the exons ATGTCTGTGTCTTTGGAAACCAAAATGGCCAccacccctctgcccctcccggCCCACTTCTCCCAGGCAGGGCAGTCCTTCTCAGTCAAAAAACGgcgtctcctcttctcctcatcctctacctccacctcatccctctcaccccctgccctccactgccactccctgcccccccggcccccctccaaGGGCTGCCCCCCCCTGAGCCGGGTGTTCCCCCagcggcccccctccccctggacccccctgtcccgctccctcctccaggcccccccccaggcctcgcTATACGACCCCAGCAAGCCACAGTCCTTCTTCAGCCAGTGTTTCACCAACCTGGGCCTCCTGGGCCGGGGATCCTTTGGGGAGGTTTACAAG GTCCTGAGCCTCCTGGACGGAAAACACTACGCCGTCAAGCGGTCCGTCCAGCGTTTCCGTGGCACCAGCGAGCGTAACCGTAGCGTGCGGGAGGCCCGGAGCCACGAGCGCCTCTGCCACCACCCTCACATCCTGGGCTTCGTGGCCGCCTGGGAGGAGGGCGGCCGGCTCTACATCCAGACGGAGCTGTGCTGCACCACCCTGCTACTGCACGCAgaggcccagcccccctgcccag ACGAGCCAGCGGTGTGGGCGTACCTGTGTGACCTGCTGGCCGCTCTGCAGCACCTGCACTCCCAGGGATAtgcacacctggacctcaaACCTGCTAACGTGTTCCTCACCCGCTCCGGACGCCTCAAGCTGGGTGACTTCGGACTGCTGCTGGAGCTAccgggctgggaggggggggctggggggaccgGCCGACAAGGGGGGAGGTCCCAGGAGACACAGGACCCCCAGGAGGGGGACCCCAGGTACATGGCCCCAGAGCTGCTGAGGGGAGAGTACAGCCCTGCTGCTGACGTCTTCAG CCTGGGGGTGTCTATCCTGGAGCTGGTGTGCAACATGGAGGTGCCTaaaggaggggagggttggCAGCAGCTCAGACAAGGCTGCCTGCCCTCCCAGTTTACCAGCG GCTTGTCAGGTGAGCTGCAGGCGGTGCTGCGGATGATGCTGTCTCCAGAGCCGTGCTCCAGGGCCTCGGTGGCAacgctgctctccctccccgtcaTCAGGAGACGCAGGTGGAGACGATGGGCCTCACTGCTCCTCCGGGAGGCCATGCTCactctgctgtccctctgccaA TCGGTGGTGTCGTCCTGCTGGGGCCTCCTCTCccgcctgcccctccctgggTGGGGGTCCCCGGCCCCCAGCACGCCccccaggagcaggggggacagccAGCTCGCCCTGCCCCCCAGCGTCATGCTCACGGACGCAGGCAGTCTGGACGACGACCTGGTGTTCCTCCCTGGGGGGCTGGATCTGGAACTCTCGCCTACCTTCTCTCACag AGTGAAGTCTCGTCTCTCAGCTGGAAGCAcatccacccctctcccagctccccccccccagccccccagcacccccccacactcccgtcacctccacacccccacacacagcctcacacacacaccctccagcatCCACTCCTACGGGTCCCCTGTCTCCAGAGAGCCCAGCCTCACCCTGGAGGGCTGCCAGGACTCCCCCTGCCAGCTGCACCCCTCTCGCTCCTCTCGCTCCTCCTGCAGGCCTGGCCGGAACTGGGTCATCCAGGAACCGCTCCCCAGACCCAGTTTTGAACCGAAGAACCTGCTGAGCCTGTTTGACGACACGGCTGTGGAGGGGCAGCCCTGA